One Diospyros lotus cultivar Yz01 chromosome 1, ASM1463336v1, whole genome shotgun sequence genomic window carries:
- the LOC127808617 gene encoding uncharacterized protein LOC127808617 yields MIMSSMNRPETPTTNWLKMFRDLHPPSFKGDPEMDPSVGEYWMEQTEKLLEHLECPEDHWVRCATFMLEEEAAIWWKSMSGVLRTRNTIQENKEVRVTPITWEQFKIAFNDKYFPEYWREVKKQEFLMLTQSEDMSVVQYEAKFSKLIKYVPMYTTDEFEKAQKFFQGLRKEVKQVLYAWNIRTFDDAVEKAITVERNMMAQGELKLRSDVKKEVESKDKSTNPPVAQFKKPEGAKFKRERYCKKCQRRHANNKCGTKSKGAGCFVCGEVGHLARDCPSRKTLKIEEGAKREADPRKKPEGKPGPQLARVFQLTKAEADTDPSVVEGTLFINTTPVHALVDPGATHSFIANESARSLGLAPSIIGHGVRIQSPIGETMETNLMVRDCDVDVEDEKFKIDLILMEMHDFDVILGMDFLSRYCASMDCLKKTVELGCPGGKVVKFKGPRFGRPLKFVSTLKACKWLENGAYGFIAHVMVVDNKSEMKPEEVEVVREFLDVFPKDLTELPPDREVEFAIELLPGTTPISIPTY; encoded by the exons ATGATAATGAGTTCAATGAACAGACCAGAAACCCCTACTACAAATTGGCTGAAGATGTTTCGAGATTTACATCCGCCAAGCTTTAAGGGAGACCCAGAAATGGACCCAAGTGTAGGAGAATATTGGATGGAGCAAACTGAAAAATTATTGGAACACTTGGAGTGCCCCGAAGACCACTGGGTAAGGTGCGCTACATTTATGTTAGAGGAAGAAGCGGCTATCTGGTGGAAGTCGATGTCAGGAGTCCTAAGGACTCGAAATACCATCCAAGAAAACAAGGAGGTGCGAGTGACACCTATTACCTGGGAACAATTCAAGATTGCATTCAATGATAAGTACTTTCCTGAGTACTGGAGAGAGGTGAAGAAACAAGAGTTTTTGATGCTGACCCAATCGGAGGATATGTCCGTAGTGCAGTACGAGGCCAAGTTTTCCAAGCTGATAAAGTATGTACCTATGTACACTACGGATGAATTTGAGAAGGCCCAGAAGTTCTTTCAAGGACTTAGAAAGGAAGTGAAGCAAGTACTGTATGCGTGGAACATCCGTACTTTTGATGATGCAGTTGAGAAGGCTATTACTGTTGAGCGAAACATGATGGCTCAGGGAGAGCTGAAACTCCGAAGTGATGTGAAAAAGGAGGTGGAAAGTAAAGACAAATCAACAAACCCTCCAGTAGCACAATTCAAGAAGCCTGAAGGAGCCAAATTTAAGAGGGAAAGATATTGCAAGAAGTGCCAAAGGAGGCATGCTAACAACAAGTGTGGGACCAAAAGCAAAGGAGCGGGTTGCTTTGTGTGTGGAGAAGTTGGACATTTAGCAAGAGACTGCCCTTCGAGGAAGACATTGAAGATCGAGGAAGGGGCCAAAAGGGAA GCTGACCCAAGGAAGAAGCCAGAGGGAAAACCAGGCCCACAACTAGCACGAGTATTTCAGCTAACAAAGGCGGAGGCTGATACTGACCCGAGCGTTGTGGAAGGTACGCTCTTCATCAATACTACTCCTGTACATGCATTGGTGGACCCTGGTGCCACCCATTCATTCATAGCAAATGAGTCTGCTAGGAGTTTGGGTCTTGCACCCTCAATAATAGGGCATGGAGTTAGAATTCAATCTCCAATCGGGGAGACTATGGAGACTAATCTAATGGTCCGAGATTGTGATGTGGATGTTGAGGATGAGAAATTTAAGATAGATCTTATACTTATGGAGATGCATGACTTCGATGTCATCCTAGGCATGGATTTCCTTTCTCGGTATTGCGCCAGTATGGACTGTTTGAAAAAGACAGTAGAATTGGGATGTCCGGGGGGAAAAGTAGTGAAGTTTAAAGGACCACGGTTTGGTAGGCCGTTAAAATTTGTATCGACCTTGAAGGCTTGCAAATGGTTGGAAAACGGAGCATATGGATTTATAGCTCACGTTATGGTCGTAGACAATAAATCAGAAATGAAGCCAGAAGAGGTAGAAGTAGTGAGGGAGTTCTTGGATGTTTTTCCAAAGGACTTGACAGAGCTACCTCCTGATCGAGAGGTAGAGTTTGCCATTGAACTGTTGCCGGGAACAACACCAATTTCTATACCCACTTATTGA